Proteins from one Balaenoptera musculus isolate JJ_BM4_2016_0621 chromosome 7, mBalMus1.pri.v3, whole genome shotgun sequence genomic window:
- the C1QL2 gene encoding LOW QUALITY PROTEIN: complement C1q-like protein 2 (The sequence of the model RefSeq protein was modified relative to this genomic sequence to represent the inferred CDS: deleted 2 bases in 1 codon) — MALGLLIAVPLLLQAAPPGAAHYEMMGTCRMICDPYSAAPGGGPAGAKAPPPGPSTTALEVMQDLSVNPPPPFIQGPKGDPGRPGKPGPRGPPGEPGPPGPRGPPGEKGDSGRPGLPGLQLTAGAAGGVGVVGGDRGGGGDSEGEVTGALSAAFSGPKIAFYVGLKSPHEGYEVLRFDDVVTNLGNHYDPTTGKFSCQVRGIYFFTYHILMRGGDGTSMWADLCKNGQVRASAIAQDADQNYDYASNSVVLHLDSGDEVYVKLDGGKAHGGNNNKYSTFSGFLLYPD; from the exons ATGGCGCTGGGGCTGCTTATCGCCGTGCCGTTGCTGCTGCAGGCGGCGCCCCCCGGGGCGGCGCACTACGAGATGATGGGCACCTGCCGCATGATCTGCGACCCGTACAGCGCGGCACCAGGCGGGGGCCCCGCGGGCGCCAAGGCTCCACCGCCCGGACCCAGCACTACCGCCCTGGAAGTCATGCAGGACCTGAGCGTCAATCCTCCGCCCCCTTTCATCCAGGGACCCAAGGGCGACCCGGGGCGACCCGGCAAGCCGGGGCCGCGGGGCCCCCCGGGAGAGCCGGGCCCACCTGGACCCAGGGGTCCCCCGGGGGAGAAGGGCGACTCAGGGAGGCCCGGGCTGCCTGGGCTGCAGCTGACGGCGGGCGCGGCCGGCGGTGTCGGGGTGGTGGGTGGG GaccggggcggcggcggcgactCTGAGGGCGAAGTGACCGGCGCGCTGAGCGCCGCCTTCAGCGGTCCCAAGATCGCCTTCTATGTGGGTCTGAAGAGCCCCCACGAGGGCTACGAGGTGCTCAGATTCGACGACGTGGTCACCAATCTCGGCAATCACTACGACCCCACTACTGGCAAGTTCAGCTGCCAGGTGCGGGGCATCTACTTCTTCACCTACCACATCCTCATGCGCGGCGGCGACGGCACTAGCATGTGGGCGGACCTCTGCAAGAACGGGCAG GTCCGGGCCAGCGCCATCGCACAGGACGCCGACCAGAACTACGACTACGCCAGTAACAGCGTGGTGCTGCACCTTGATTCAGGGGACGAGGTGTACGTGAAGCTGGACGGAGGGAAGGCTCACGGAGGCAACAACAACAAGTACAGCACGTTCTCGGGCTTTCTTCTGTACCCGGATTAG